The Tenrec ecaudatus isolate mTenEca1 chromosome 7, mTenEca1.hap1, whole genome shotgun sequence genome window below encodes:
- the USP49 gene encoding ubiquitin carboxyl-terminal hydrolase 49 isoform X1: MDRCRHVGRLRLAQDHSILNPQKWCCLHCSTTESVWACLKCSHVACGRYMEDHALKHFEETGHPLAMEVRDLYVFCYLCQDYVLNDNPEGDLKLLRSALLAVRGQKQGPLVRRGRTLRSMASAEDLAQLQRTPQGQPQMLTALWYRRQRLLAKTLRLWFEKSSRGRAQLEQRRQEALLERKKEAARQRRREVKRRLLEELASAPPRKSARLLLHAPRDAARAQAPAEGRAATLPTSRKTPGAKLKPHRKRAVAPGVTGLRNLGNTCYMNSILQVLSHLRKFRECFLNLDPSKTQRLFPKATNGKAPLSGRPASSSAPEVQARSPRAEAWDREALYLNGGASISRSLELIQNKEPSSKHMSLCRELHTLFRVMWSGKWALVSPFAMLHSVWSLIPAFRGYDQQDAQEFLCELLHKVQQELEAEGTAHRILNPFSQRKLTKQVLKVVNTIFHGQLLSQVTCIACDYKSNTIEPFWDLSLEFPERYHCVDKGLVPLNQTECLLTEMLAKFTETEALEGRIYACDQCNSKRRKSNPKPLVLSEARKQLMIYRLPQVLRLHLKRFRWSGRNHREKIGVHVVFDQVSGCTATTPS; this comes from the exons ATGGATAGATGCAGACATGTAGGGCGGTTGCGGCTGGCCCAGGACCACTCCATCCTGAATCCCCAGAAGTGGTGCTGCCTGCACTGCTCCACCACTGAGTCGGTGTGGGCGTGCCTGAAGTGCTCCCACGTGGCCTGCGGCCGCTACATGGAGGACCACGCTCTGAAACACTTCGAAGAGACGGGGCACCCGCTCGCCATGGAAGTCCGGGACCTCTACGTGTTCTGCTACCTGTGCCAGGACTACGTGCTCAACGATAACCCGGAGGGGGACCTGAAGCTGCTGAGAAGCGCCCTCCTGGCGGTGCGCGGCCAGAAGCAAGGCCCGCTGGTGAGGCGGGGCCGCACGCTGCGCTCCATGGCGTCGGCAGAGGACCTGGCCCAGCTGCAGCGCACTCCTCAGGGACAGCCGCAGATGCTGACGGCGCTGTGGTACCGGCGCCAACGCCTGCTGGCCAAGACGCTGCGGCTGTGGTTTGAGAAGAGCTCGCGCGGCCGGGCGCAGCTGGAGCAGCGGCGGCAGGAGGCGTTGCTGGAGCGCAAGAAGGAGGCGGCGCGGCAGCGGCGGCGCGAGGTCAAGCGGCGGCTGCTGGAGGAGCTGGCCAGCGCCCCTCCGCGCAAGAGCGCACGGCTGCTGCTGCACGCGCCCCGGGACGCGGCCCGGGCGCAGGCCCCTGCCGAGGGGCGCGCCGCCACCCTCCCTACCTCAAGGAAAACGCCCGGGGCCAAACTCAAGCCGCACCGCAAGCGCGCCGTGGCGCCCGGCGTCACGGGCCTGCGCAACCTGGGCAACACCTGCTACATGAACTCCATCCTCCAGGTCCTCAGCCACCTGCGGAAGTTCCGAGAATGCTTTCTGAACTTGGACCCTTCCAAAACCCAGCGACTGTTCCCCAAAGCGACCAACGGGAAGGCTCCGCTCTCGGGCAGGCCAGCGAGCAGCTCGGCCCCAGAGGTGCAGgccaggagccccagggctgaggcctGGGACCGGGAGGCCCTCTACTTGAATGGAGGGGCCTCCATCAGCAGGAGCCTAGAACTCATCCAGAACAAGGAGCCGAGCTCAAAGCACATGTCCCTCTGTCGAGAGCTGCACACCCTCTTCCGAGTCATGTGGTCTGGGAAGTGGGCCCTGGTGTCGCCCTTCGCCATGCTTCACTCCGTGTGGAGCCTGATCCCCGCCTTCAGGGGCTACGACCAGCAGGACGCCCAGGAGTTCCTCTGTGAGCTGCTGCACAAGGTGCAGCAGGAGCTGGAGGCCGAGGGCACCGCGCACCGCATCCTCAACCCCTTCTCCCAGAGGAAGCTCACCAAGCAGGTCTTAAAGGTGGTGAACACCATATTCCACGGGCAGCTACTGAGTCAG GTCACATGCATAGCATGCGACTACAAATCCAATACCATCGAGCCCTTCTGGGATCTGTCCCTGGAATTCCCGGAACGCTACCACTGCGTAGACAAGGGGCTTGTCCCTTTGAATCAGACAGAGTGCCTGCTCACTGAGATGCTGGCCAAGTTCACAGAGACAGAGGCCCTGGAGGGGAGAATCTACGCTTGTGACCAGTGTAACA GCAAACGACGAAAATCCAATCCCAAACCCCTGGTTCTGAGTGAAGCTAGAAAGCAGTTAATGATCTACAGACTACCTCAGGTCCTCCGGCTGCACCTTAAAAGATTCAG GTGGTCTGGCCGTAATCACCGAGAGAAGATTGGGGTCCATGTCGTCTTTGACCAG
- the USP49 gene encoding ubiquitin carboxyl-terminal hydrolase 49 isoform X2: protein MDRCRHVGRLRLAQDHSILNPQKWCCLHCSTTESVWACLKCSHVACGRYMEDHALKHFEETGHPLAMEVRDLYVFCYLCQDYVLNDNPEGDLKLLRSALLAVRGQKQGPLVRRGRTLRSMASAEDLAQLQRTPQGQPQMLTALWYRRQRLLAKTLRLWFEKSSRGRAQLEQRRQEALLERKKEAARQRRREVKRRLLEELASAPPRKSARLLLHAPRDAARAQAPAEGRAATLPTSRKTPGAKLKPHRKRAVAPGVTGLRNLGNTCYMNSILQVLSHLRKFRECFLNLDPSKTQRLFPKATNGKAPLSGRPASSSAPEVQARSPRAEAWDREALYLNGGASISRSLELIQNKEPSSKHMSLCRELHTLFRVMWSGKWALVSPFAMLHSVWSLIPAFRGYDQQDAQEFLCELLHKVQQELEAEGTAHRILNPFSQRKLTKQVLKVVNTIFHGQLLSQVTCIACDYKSNTIEPFWDLSLEFPERYHCVDKGLVPLNQTECLLTEMLAKFTETEALEGRIYACDQCNSKRRKSNPKPLVLSEARKQLMIYRLPQVLRLHLKRFRWSGRNHREKIGVHVVFDQVLTMEPYCCRDMLSSLDKEAFAYDLSAVVMHHGKGFGSGHYTAYCYNTEGGFWVHCNDSKLNVCGVEEVCNTQAYILFYTQRAVQGDPRVSATRLQAQVQPGDSGEGLPRTFP, encoded by the exons ATGGATAGATGCAGACATGTAGGGCGGTTGCGGCTGGCCCAGGACCACTCCATCCTGAATCCCCAGAAGTGGTGCTGCCTGCACTGCTCCACCACTGAGTCGGTGTGGGCGTGCCTGAAGTGCTCCCACGTGGCCTGCGGCCGCTACATGGAGGACCACGCTCTGAAACACTTCGAAGAGACGGGGCACCCGCTCGCCATGGAAGTCCGGGACCTCTACGTGTTCTGCTACCTGTGCCAGGACTACGTGCTCAACGATAACCCGGAGGGGGACCTGAAGCTGCTGAGAAGCGCCCTCCTGGCGGTGCGCGGCCAGAAGCAAGGCCCGCTGGTGAGGCGGGGCCGCACGCTGCGCTCCATGGCGTCGGCAGAGGACCTGGCCCAGCTGCAGCGCACTCCTCAGGGACAGCCGCAGATGCTGACGGCGCTGTGGTACCGGCGCCAACGCCTGCTGGCCAAGACGCTGCGGCTGTGGTTTGAGAAGAGCTCGCGCGGCCGGGCGCAGCTGGAGCAGCGGCGGCAGGAGGCGTTGCTGGAGCGCAAGAAGGAGGCGGCGCGGCAGCGGCGGCGCGAGGTCAAGCGGCGGCTGCTGGAGGAGCTGGCCAGCGCCCCTCCGCGCAAGAGCGCACGGCTGCTGCTGCACGCGCCCCGGGACGCGGCCCGGGCGCAGGCCCCTGCCGAGGGGCGCGCCGCCACCCTCCCTACCTCAAGGAAAACGCCCGGGGCCAAACTCAAGCCGCACCGCAAGCGCGCCGTGGCGCCCGGCGTCACGGGCCTGCGCAACCTGGGCAACACCTGCTACATGAACTCCATCCTCCAGGTCCTCAGCCACCTGCGGAAGTTCCGAGAATGCTTTCTGAACTTGGACCCTTCCAAAACCCAGCGACTGTTCCCCAAAGCGACCAACGGGAAGGCTCCGCTCTCGGGCAGGCCAGCGAGCAGCTCGGCCCCAGAGGTGCAGgccaggagccccagggctgaggcctGGGACCGGGAGGCCCTCTACTTGAATGGAGGGGCCTCCATCAGCAGGAGCCTAGAACTCATCCAGAACAAGGAGCCGAGCTCAAAGCACATGTCCCTCTGTCGAGAGCTGCACACCCTCTTCCGAGTCATGTGGTCTGGGAAGTGGGCCCTGGTGTCGCCCTTCGCCATGCTTCACTCCGTGTGGAGCCTGATCCCCGCCTTCAGGGGCTACGACCAGCAGGACGCCCAGGAGTTCCTCTGTGAGCTGCTGCACAAGGTGCAGCAGGAGCTGGAGGCCGAGGGCACCGCGCACCGCATCCTCAACCCCTTCTCCCAGAGGAAGCTCACCAAGCAGGTCTTAAAGGTGGTGAACACCATATTCCACGGGCAGCTACTGAGTCAG GTCACATGCATAGCATGCGACTACAAATCCAATACCATCGAGCCCTTCTGGGATCTGTCCCTGGAATTCCCGGAACGCTACCACTGCGTAGACAAGGGGCTTGTCCCTTTGAATCAGACAGAGTGCCTGCTCACTGAGATGCTGGCCAAGTTCACAGAGACAGAGGCCCTGGAGGGGAGAATCTACGCTTGTGACCAGTGTAACA GCAAACGACGAAAATCCAATCCCAAACCCCTGGTTCTGAGTGAAGCTAGAAAGCAGTTAATGATCTACAGACTACCTCAGGTCCTCCGGCTGCACCTTAAAAGATTCAG GTGGTCTGGCCGTAATCACCGAGAGAAGATTGGGGTCCATGTCGTCTTTGACCAGGTATTAACCATGGAACCTTACTGCTGCAGGGACATGCTCTCCTCTCTTGACAAGGAGGCCTTTGCCTATGATCTCTCCGCAGTGGTCATGCATCACGGGAAAGGGTTTGGCTCAGGACACTACACAGCCTATTGCTACAACACAGAGGGAG